Below is a genomic region from Alphaproteobacteria bacterium.
TCTTCCCCGACGCTCGGACGATCGTCGTCACCTCGGACACCATCTGGTCGCCCGCGAAAGCGGCCGAGTTCGTCGCGCGGATGGAGGCGCCCCACGATCAGCCCAGCGCGATCGACATCGTCATCGGCACCCAGCTCGTGACCAAGGGCTATCACTTCCCCAATCTCACTCTGGTCGGCGTGGTCGACGCCGACCTCGGCCTGTCTGGCGGGGACCTGCGCGCCGCCGAGCGAAGCTTCCAGCAGATCCGGCAGGTCTCGGGCCGCGCCGGGCGCGGCGAGCGCCACGGCCGGGTCCTCGTCCAGACCCACGATCCTTCGGCGCGGGTGATCCAGGCTTTGGTGAGCGGCGACTCGGAGGGCTTCTACGCCGCCGAGACCGACGCTCGCCGCGAGGCGGCAATGCCCCCCTTCGGCCGCCTCGCCGCGATCATCGTCAGCTCCGAAGACCAGGCCGAGGCCGCCGAGGCCGCGCGGATGATCGGCCGCGCCGCGCCGCGCATCGACAACATGGCCGTCTTCGGCCCCGCCCCCGCCCCGCTGGCGATGCTCCGCGGCCGCCACCGCCACCGCCTCCTGGTCCACGCCGCCCGCGCCGTTCCGGTGCAGGACGTCATCCGCGAATGGCTCGGCGCGCTGGCCTGGCCGCGCGGCGTGCGGGTGGCGGTGGATGTGGATCCCTACAGCTTTCTCTGAGGCCGGCCCTATTCGCCTTTTAGCGGGAGGGAGGCGTGTCCTCTTCGGGCTGTTCGAGCCGGATCGTTCCATCCGCCGCGATCTTGATCACATGGAGATAGGGCTCGGGTCGCGGCGCCGCAGCGTCGCCGCGTTCGATATGGCGGACCCAATCCCGCTTGGGCATCGCGCGGAGCCACACGTCGATGCTGCGGTCCGGATAGCACCACGCCGTCGCGCTTTCGATCCACGCCATGCGCTCCAGCATCGCCCGTATCCGGCCGAGGTCGGCGGGCGAGACGCCACGCTCCGGCACCGAGAACTGAAGCAAGGTCACGCGCAGTGCATCGCTCAGCGAAGGCGAACTGTCGGGATCGAACCGCTCCTGCCGCCAGCGGATCTCCGCGCGGCCGAAGCCGCAGTCGAAGCGATAGGCGCCCTCGATCTGGGGGGCGATGAAATGGCCGTCGAGAGTCAAGGACGGCGGCAGCTCCGGGAACGATTGCCAGGCGACCAGTGCCGCGAGAAAGCTCAACATGGCTTCATCGTAGCTCGCTCCGCGTCTCGGCGGGACTCAAGGTTCTGAGAGCACCAATAACGAGGCTCCCGGTCGCGATGTCGAGCGTGGCCTGCTGCACATCCAGGACTATATCTCCGCCGCTATCGGCCCGTGCAACGATTGCGCGCACCTGAAGACGCCGGCCGTCACATGCCAAGCCCACGGATTGAAGGCTTTCCTGAACCAGCTGGCCGTTAAGAAAACTGACCGGAATTTCTTGCGTCCGCCTTCCAAGCCGAAGCACCAGGCGTCCCGGAGCATCTCGATAGGCTTTGGTGATCGTCAAAGAAACCGGGCGCTCATCACACGTCCCGCGTACGACTTCATCGCTGTGGCGAAGACCGCTCATCTCCCGAATGTCGATTCGTATTGGGGTTGATTCCGAAGGCGGGGAAACCATCAACAATGCGATCACGACATTAATCATAAATCGCACCCTGGCGAAGTGGAATTTCTCTTCGATTTGTCATAAACATATGTGGAATAATTGTCATAACTGCCGAGGTCTCTGTCTTTGGTCGTCACGTAAGACAGCATGTTTGCATCAGCGCGTCCCGTAGAGACCAACGTAGCAACGAAATCACGATCATCGACCGAAAGATTTCGCTGGTCATCGCCGCTGTCTATTGGGTGAGTATGAATCCATCCGACGATCACCGCTCCAGCTGGAGGTTGGACCGTCGCGCCGATGAGGTCGTCCTGATGGCGGGCTGTAAAGGCCTCCGAGATAAATAATTGCCCATCAGACCCTCGATAGATGAACGCACCCCATTCCCATCCCGTAGAATCCTGGAGACCCGCGAGGACGGTTCCAGCGTGCTTCGCCAGATCATTGAGGTGCTCCTTGTCCACGCCTGCGGGAACCTCATCAACGCAGGGAGTATCCTTGGCGTCCTCCGTCTCTTGGCTTATCGTCACACTTTGGCCTCCCCCGCCTCCTCCTCCGGGTGTACCGCCAGGGTAGCTTCCGTCGCCATACCCGCCACCGATGTCGCCGCCGCTGTCATCGTCCATGGTCTTCGGCCTTTCGCCCTTGACGACGATCGGATCGTCCTCCTTGCCGTCGCCGTCGATGTCGTCGAACGCCGCGCGCAGCGCGATATCCTTCGTGCCATGGCCTTCGGGGCTGTGAGAACCGGCGCCCGAATCGTCATGGATCAGCAAGCCGCGCCAGCTCGTCGCCGCGAGGATGTCCTCCCCCGTCCGCTCGGCGCCTTCGGCCCGGTAGCCGGCGCGCGAGTCGACGAAGAGATCGAACAGCATGTCGCCGCGCTCCGCTTCCGCCGCGCCAGCCCCGGCTGCTCCCAACCGCCCGATCGCCGCCTCCAGCGTGCCGGCCGCGAAGGGCGCTCCGCCGGAGCCGGCGGCGTCCGGCACGAAGGCGTTGCTTTCCATCAGCGGCGCGGCATCGAGAAGGATCACCTTTTTCTCTCTGTTCGTCGAGCGTTCGCCGTCTATTCATAAGCGGCGAATCGATTACTTGACTTAACTGAACAGATTTCGCCGGATCAAGACGATCGGAGTATATCCAGGTTATTTCTCTGATCGCTCCGGCGGGCCCGGGCACGACGGCAAACGGCATCGTCCTCCCCGCTGGGGGCTTTCCCGCTTATTCCATCCATGTTCTACTGGCGTCATGCGCCGCAATCCTCCCTCCCGCGACCCCGAGTCGCCGCTTTCCATCCCCCGTTTCGATCCGGTCCCGCCGCGCCCGTGCGGCGATCCCTGGACGCCCGAGCGGCAGATCGCGTTCATCGCCGCCCTGGCCCAAAGCGGCTGCCCGCGCGCCGCCGCGGCGCGGGTCGGCATGTCGCTCGGCAGCGCCTACCGCCTGTACCGCCGCTCCGGCGCCGCCGGCTTCCGCCGCGCCTGGGACAAGGTGGTGGCCGGCCCCGCCCCGTCGCGCCGGGCGCAGGCCGCGCCCAGGAAGGCCGCCCGCCCGCTTCCGCTGCCGGGCCTGACGGACGAGGAATCGGCGCTGGTCGACTCCCGAATGCGCGGGGCCATCGCGCGCGGGGGAGAAGCCTCAACTTCCTCAACATATTCCCGCTTCGTCGAGGGCGGCAGCCCGTTCGGCCGGGTCCGCCAGCCGGCGGGCGATCGCGCCCCATAGAAAGTGACGATGCGCCGGCTGCTTGCGTTCCTCGTCGCTCTGGCCGCGCTGGCCGCACCGGCGCGCGCCGACGACATTTCGGCGGCCGGCCGCTCGGTCGTCCGCGTGGTCGTCATCGCCTTCGAGGACGGGGAGGTGTCGGGCTTCGGCCACGGCTCGGGCTTCGCGGTCGCTCCGAACCGGGTGGTGACCAACGCCCATGTCGTCGCCCAGGCGGCGGAGGGCGCGGACGTGGCGATCGGGGTCGTCCCGTCGGAAGGCGCCAAGGCCAGCCGGGCGCGAATCGTCGCCGTCGATCCGGCGCGCGACCTCGCGCTTCTGGAGGTCGAGGAAGGCTCGCTTCCGCCGATCCCGCTGTTCACCGGGCCGCTCGACGACGGAACGCCGGTCGCTGCGCTCGGCTATCCCGGCAACGTCGATCTCGCAACCGCCCGCTCGGCCGACGATTACATCCAGCCGCTGCCGCCGACCCGCTCGGTCGGCATCTTCTCCAACGTCCGCCCGATCAACGGAATCACGACCCTGCTGCACACCGCCAACATCGCCCGCGGCCATTCGGGCGGGCCGTTGCTCGATCAATGCGGGCGGGTGCTGGGCGTCAACACGCTCATCACCCGCAACGAGAGCGGCGATTCGCCCTTCGCCTTCGCCGTCGCCAACCGCGAGCTCACCGCCTTCCTCCGCGAGGCGCGCCAGCCGTTCCAGGCGGTGACCACCGAATGCGTCTCCATGGCCGATCGGCTGCGGCAGGATTCGGAGCGCGGCGACGCCGAGGCCCGCGCCCGCGAGGCGGCGGCGGCCAGCGCCGCGCTCAAGGCCCGCGACGAACGCGAGCGCACGATCGCCCAGGTCGAGGAGAGCCGGGAGAACCGCCTGGCGCTCGCCATCTTGTGCCTCGCTTTGTCGCTCGTCGCCTTCGGCGGGGCCGGCATCATGCTGATCAAGGACCGGACGAAGCCGGCGAAGATATTGGGCGGGGCCGGCGCTGCGCTCCTCTTGCTGGCGATCGTCGCCTTCCTCGCCCGGCCGAGCCTCGCCGCGGCCGAAGCGCCGGCGCCCGCGGCAGCGGCCGGCTCGGCGTCCGCCCCCGCCCGCTTCGCCGGGGCCAACAACTGCCGCCTCGTTGCCGAGCGCAGCCGGGTCACCGTCTCGCCGACCGCCGACGTGCCGCTGGACTGGAACGAGAATGGCTGCGTGAACGAGCGCACCCAATATGCGCGCAACGGCGACACCTGGACCCGGATTCTCGTCCCCAATGGCGAGCAGGCCGTCTCGGTGCTCCAGTTCCGCCCGAGCACCGGCGAATATGTCGTCACCCGCTACCTGCTCGACGCCCAGGCCATGGCCCGGGTCCGCGCGCTTCGCCAGGGAGTGGAGGTCAAGTCCTGCACCGCCGATCCGGAGGCGCGCACCGTGCTCGCCGATCAACTGCGCGACATCGGCGCGGTCCTGCCGCACCTGCCAAACGAGCGGCTCGTCTA
It encodes:
- a CDS encoding trypsin-like peptidase domain-containing protein, whose translation is MRRLLAFLVALAALAAPARADDISAAGRSVVRVVVIAFEDGEVSGFGHGSGFAVAPNRVVTNAHVVAQAAEGADVAIGVVPSEGAKASRARIVAVDPARDLALLEVEEGSLPPIPLFTGPLDDGTPVAALGYPGNVDLATARSADDYIQPLPPTRSVGIFSNVRPINGITTLLHTANIARGHSGGPLLDQCGRVLGVNTLITRNESGDSPFAFAVANRELTAFLREARQPFQAVTTECVSMADRLRQDSERGDAEARAREAAAASAALKARDERERTIAQVEESRENRLALAILCLALSLVAFGGAGIMLIKDRTKPAKILGGAGAALLLLAIVAFLARPSLAAAEAPAPAAAAGSASAPARFAGANNCRLVAERSRVTVSPTADVPLDWNENGCVNERTQYARNGDTWTRILVPNGEQAVSVLQFRPSTGEYVVTRYLLDAQAMARVRALRQGVEVKSCTADPEARTVLADQLRDIGAVLPHLPNERLVYACEHRAAAAAGPP